A genomic segment from Callithrix jacchus isolate 240 chromosome 8, calJac240_pri, whole genome shotgun sequence encodes:
- the LOC100389823 gene encoding plasma serine protease inhibitor gives MQLFLFLCLVLLSPPGASLYRHHSREVKNRVKDLHVGDMVAPSSRKDFTFDLYRALAATAPSQNVFFSPVSVSMSLAMLSLGAGSSTKTQILEGLGLNLQEGSEEELHRGFQQLLQELNQPRDGFQLSLGNALFTDPVMDVRDTFLSAMKTMYLSDTFPTNFRDSVGALKQINDYVAKQTKGKIVDLLKNLDSNAVMVMVNYIFFKAKWETSFNHKDTQEQDFYVTSETVVRVPMMSHEDHYYYFLDRNLSCRVVGVPYQGNATALFILPGEGKMQQVENGLSEKTLRKWLKMLRKRQFELYLPKFSIEGSYQLDKVLPKLGISDVFTSHADLSGISNHSNIQVSEMVHKAVVEVDESGTRAAAAMGTIFTFRSAQLSSPRIVFNRPFLMFIVENNILFLGKVNRP, from the exons ATGCAGCTCTTCCTCTTCTTGTGCCTGGTGCTTCTCAGCCCTCCGGGGGCCTCCCTCTACCGCCACCACTCCCGGGAGGTGAAGAATAGAGTCAAGGACCTCCATGTAGGTGACATGGTGGCCCCCAGCAGCAGAAAGGACTTCACCTTTGACCTCTACAGGGCCCTGgctgccactgcccccagccagaaCGTCTTCTTCTCCCCCGTGAGTGTCTCCATGAGCCTGGCCATGCTCTCCCTTGGGGCTGGGTCCAGCACCAAGACACAGATCCTGGAGGGTCTGGGCCTCAACCTGCAGGAGGGCTCGGAGGAGGAGCTGCACAGAGGCTTCCAGCAGCTCCTGCAGGAGCTCAACCAGCCCAGAGATGGCTTCCAGCTGAGCCTTGGCAACGCCCTGTTTACAGACCCAGTGATGGACGTGCGGGACACCTTCCTGAGTGCCATGAAGACGATGTACTTGTCGGACACTTTCCCCACTAACTTTAGGGACTCTGTGGGGGCCCTGAAACAGATCAATGATTATGTGGCAAAGCAAACAAAGGGCAAGATTGTGGACTTGCTTAAGAACCTCGACAGCAACGCAGTCATGGTCATGGTGAATTACATCTTCTTTAAAG CTAAGTGGGAGACAAGCTTCAACCACAAAGACACCCAAGAGCAAGACTTCTATGTGACCTCGGAGACTGTGGTGCGGGTACCCATGATGAGCCATGAGGATCACTATTACTACTTCCTGGACCGGAACCTCTCCTGCAGGGTGGTGGGGGTCCCCTACCAAGGCAACGCCACAGCTTTGTTCATTCTCCCCGGCGAGGGAAAGATGCAGCAGGTGGAGAATGGACTGAGTGAGAAAACGCTGAGGAAATGGCTTAAGATGCTCAGAAAGAG GCAGTTCGAGCTTTACCTTCCCAAATTCTCCATTGAGGGCTCCTATCAGCTGGATAAAGTCCTCCCCAAGCTAGGAATCAGTGATGTCTTCACCTCCCATGCTGACCTGTCCGGCATCAGCAACCACTCAAACATCCAGGTGTCTGAG ATGGTGCACAAAGCTGTGGTGGAGGTGGACGAGTCCGGGACCAGAGCGGCAGCAGCCATGGGGACAATCTTCACATTCAGGTCGGCCCAACTGAGCTCTCCGAGGATAGTGTTCAACAGGCCCTTTCTGATGTTCATTGTGGAGAACAATATCCTCTTCCTTGGCAAAGTGAACCGCCCCTGA